The genomic region AAACCACAGATTTACCTTGGAATGCTCATTTCATTAGGATTATTTGCTTCTTCATTTTTATATTTTAAAAATTTCGAGCTCTCTAAAATTAGTTTTTCGATAACTTGCTTTTTCACTCTATTAGTTTTTATTATTGAATTATTCAGAAAAGAAAATGTAAGCTACAACAACATTGGACTTACCTTAATGGGCGTAATTTACATCTCAGTTCCAATGTCTTTAACCTTCTTTCTAAACCATAATGATGCCAATCAGTATGAATATATGTTTCTGCTGAGTATTTTTATTTTGATTTGGATGAGTGATATTGGAGGCTACTTTGCTGGGGTTAATTTTGGTAAGCACAAACTATTAGAACGTGTCTCACCAAAAAAAAGCTGGGAAGGAGTAATAGGAGGGTTCATTCTATGTGTTCTTAGCTCTGTGATTCTATCAAACTTCCTTACTAATTTGGACCTCATTGAATGGATAATTTTAGGGATTATCATTTGTATCTCTTCAGTTATTGGCGATTTAATAGAATCTATGATAAAACGATCTGCAAATGTTAAAGACAGTGGAACTATTTTAGCCGGTCATGGTGGTATACTCGACCGTTTTGACAGTGCTCTACTTGTAATACCAATAGTATATATTTATATAATTTTAATTTCATGAACTTAATTCACAAAGAAGGATATAGAATCATTGCAACAACAATAGTTCTTTTATTAGTTATAAATTACTTAGTTAGCCTATCAGAAATATTTTGGCTTAATTCACTTGTCCAAATTGCCTCATTTATTGTATTAATACTGGTTGTACAATTCTTCAGAAATCCAAAAAGAGTAGTA from Flavobacteriales bacterium harbors:
- a CDS encoding phosphatidate cytidylyltransferase; the encoded protein is MSKSKLMTRTITGALYGIVFISSLVLGELSSSIFFLVVMLLAIKEFYELVDNDKSKPQIYLGMLISLGLFASSFLYFKNFELSKISFSITCFFTLLVFIIELFRKENVSYNNIGLTLMGVIYISVPMSLTFFLNHNDANQYEYMFLLSIFILIWMSDIGGYFAGVNFGKHKLLERVSPKKSWEGVIGGFILCVLSSVILSNFLTNLDLIEWIILGIIICISSVIGDLIESMIKRSANVKDSGTILAGHGGILDRFDSALLVIPIVYIYIILIS